A window of Cucurbita pepo subsp. pepo cultivar mu-cu-16 chromosome LG06, ASM280686v2, whole genome shotgun sequence contains these coding sequences:
- the LOC111797140 gene encoding glucan endo-1,3-beta-glucosidase 7-like, whose protein sequence is MSALNSTAMASTLLRSTVFFFFFTFLLVTDIAYSQSFIGINYGQVADNLPPPSSTAKLLQSTSIEKVRLYGADPAIIKALANTGIGIVIGAANGDIPALASDPNFAKNWVNANVAPFYPASKIILITVGNEVITSNDQNLMNQLVPAIQNLQNALDSMSLGNDIKISTVHSMAVLRQSEPPSSGLFHPDYMSVLKGLLEFNNATGSPFTINPYPYFAYQSDPRPDTLAFCLFEPNAGRIDTNTNIKYMNMFDAQVDAIRSALNSMGFKNVEIVVAETGWPYKGDGDEVGPSLENAKAFNGNLIAHLRSMVGTPLMPGKSVDTYLFALYDEDLKPGPGSERAFGLFKPDLTMAYDVGLSKNGQSTPIPSAPANPSTKAPASPKPKAGGGGSWCVPKGGVSDDQLQANLDYACGGGLDCSAIQPAGACFEPNTLASHAAYAMNLFFQTAGGDPSTCDFSQSATLSSNNPSYNGCNYPGGGRT, encoded by the exons ATGTCTGCTTTGAACTCAACAGCCATGGCTTCCACTCTTCTTCGCTCTactgtcttcttcttcttctttacctTTCTGCTAGTCACTGACATCGCCT ATTCGCAATCGTTCATCGGAATCAACTACGGTCAAGTCGCCGATAACCTTCCTCCACCGTCGTCGACGGCTAAGCTACTTCAATCTACTTCGATCGAGAAAGTTCGACTCTATGGCGCTGATCCGGCCATCATCAAAGCTTTAGCAAACACAGGGATCGGAATTGTGATAGGCGCTGCGAACGGTGACATTCCAGCCCTAGCGTCCGACCCCAATTTTGCTAAAAATTGGGTTAACGCTAATGTTGCCCCCTTCTATCCGGCGAGCAAAATCATTCTCATCACGGTAGGCAACGAGGTGATAACATCCAACgatcaaaatttaatgaacCAGCTCGTGCCGGCGATTCAGAATCTTCAAAACGCGCTCGATTCGATGTCTCTGGGGAATGATATTAAGATTTCCACTGTCCATTCCATGGCAGTGCTTCGCCAATCGGAGCCGCCGTCGTCCGGGCTCTTCCACCCAGACTATATGAGCGTGTTAAAGGGGCTATTGGAGTTCAACAACGCCACTGGATCGCCATTCACCATTAACCCATATCCATACTTTGCTTACCAGAGCGATCCACGACCGGATACTTTGGCCTTCTGTCTTTTTGAGCCCAACGCCGGCCGGATCGACACGAACACCAATATCAAGTACATGAACATGTTCGACGCTCAGGTGGACGCCATAAGATCTGCATTGAACTCAATGGGTTTCAAGAACGTAGAGATTGTGGTGGCGGAGACCGGTTGGCCGTACAAAGGAGACGGCGACGAGGTGGGCCCAAGTCTGGAAAACGCCAAGGCATTCAACGGGAATCTGATTGCGCACCTTCGTTCCATGGTCGGAACGCCATTGATGCCGGGGAAATCAGTTGATACGTATCTGTTTGCACTGTACGACGAAGATTTGAAGCCTGGGCCTGGTTCTGAGAGAGCTTTCGGATTGTTCAAGCCTGATCTTACAATGGCGTACGACGTTGGTCTTTCGAAAAATGGGCAGAGCACTCCGATTCCATCGGCCCCAGCAAATCCATCAACGAAAGCACCAGCAAGCCCAAAGCCCAAGGCTGGAGGAGGAGGATCATGGTGCGTGCCGAAGGGCGGCGTATCAGACGACCAACTTCAGGCCAATTTGGACTACGCCTGCGGAGGAGGGCTGGATTGCAGCGCCATTCAACCCGCCGGCGCGTGTTTCGAGCCAAACACCTTGGCCTCACACGCCGCGTACGCCATGAACCTGTTCTTCCAAACCGCCGGCGGGGATCCATCAACGTGTGACTTCTCACAGTCCGCCACactttcttccaacaacccaA GCTACAATGGCTGCAATTATCCTGGAGGAGGGCGCACGTGA
- the LOC111797607 gene encoding maf-like protein DDB_G0281937 isoform X1 produces MEANSSSFKIILGSSSVARRKILSEMGYEFTIMSADIDEKAIRKEKPEELVVALAEAKAEAIISNLQKNHRREEEADPTILIAADTVVIYEGVIREKPAGKEEARQFMKDYSGGHAATLGSVFVTNLKTGFRKGEWDRVEIFFHEIPDEVIDKLVEEGNVLNVAGGLIIEHPLILPYVKKVIPSGFGSLQVGTTDSVMGLPKALTEKLLKEAI; encoded by the exons ATGGAAGCTAATTCATCTTCGTTTAAG ATAATTTTGGGATCATCTTCAGTGGCGCGTAGGAAAATATTATCTGAGATGGGTTATGAATTCACCATTATG TCTGCAGATATTGATGAGAAAGCCATACGCAAAGAAAAGCCGGAAGAGTTGGTTGTGGCTCTTGCAGAGGCAAAG GCTGAGGCCATCATATCCAACTTACAAAAGAATCATAGacgtgaagaagaagcagatcCCACAATTTTGATTGCTGCTGACACA GTGGTGATCTATGAAGGTGTCATCAGAGAAAAACCAGCCGGCAAGGAGGAAGCACGACAATTTATGAAAG ATTATTCAGGAGGGCATGCAGCGACACTTGGATCTGTATTTGTTACAAATCTTAAAACAGGATTTAGGAAAGGAGAATGGGATCGTGTAGAG ATCTTCTTCCACGAAATACCTGATGAAGTCATCGACAAGCTG GTCGAGGAGGGGAATGTGCTCAATGTTGCCGGAGGGCTGATTATCGAGCATCCTTTGATTTTACCCTATGTGAAAAAAGTG ATACCTTCGGGCTTTGGATCTCTGCAGGTCGGGACGACAGATAGTGTGATGGGCCTTCCCAAGGCTCTGACTGAGAAACTCTTGAAGGAAGCCATTTAG
- the LOC111797607 gene encoding maf-like protein DDB_G0281937 isoform X2, with the protein MEANSSSFKIILGSSSVARRKILSEMGYEFTIMSADIDEKAIRKEKPEELVVALAEAKAEAIISNLQKNHRREEEADPTILIAADTVVIYEGVIREKPAGKEEARQFMKDYSGGHAATLGSVFVTNLKTGFRKGEWDRVEIFFHEIPDEVIDKLVEEGNVLNVAGGLIIEHPLILPYVKKVVGTTDSVMGLPKALTEKLLKEAI; encoded by the exons ATGGAAGCTAATTCATCTTCGTTTAAG ATAATTTTGGGATCATCTTCAGTGGCGCGTAGGAAAATATTATCTGAGATGGGTTATGAATTCACCATTATG TCTGCAGATATTGATGAGAAAGCCATACGCAAAGAAAAGCCGGAAGAGTTGGTTGTGGCTCTTGCAGAGGCAAAG GCTGAGGCCATCATATCCAACTTACAAAAGAATCATAGacgtgaagaagaagcagatcCCACAATTTTGATTGCTGCTGACACA GTGGTGATCTATGAAGGTGTCATCAGAGAAAAACCAGCCGGCAAGGAGGAAGCACGACAATTTATGAAAG ATTATTCAGGAGGGCATGCAGCGACACTTGGATCTGTATTTGTTACAAATCTTAAAACAGGATTTAGGAAAGGAGAATGGGATCGTGTAGAG ATCTTCTTCCACGAAATACCTGATGAAGTCATCGACAAGCTG GTCGAGGAGGGGAATGTGCTCAATGTTGCCGGAGGGCTGATTATCGAGCATCCTTTGATTTTACCCTATGTGAAAAAAGTG GTCGGGACGACAGATAGTGTGATGGGCCTTCCCAAGGCTCTGACTGAGAAACTCTTGAAGGAAGCCATTTAG
- the LOC111797141 gene encoding protein LIKE COV 1-like: MTPKSKWRERRRNREMSTRERERDLGLLIPVAVATVSENGASKSSSVPAVASSNHHSGGEAIAKVIRSWASKKFMTGCVILMPIAITFYITWGFIRFVDGFFSPIYAHLGINVFGLGFITSITFIFLVGIFMSSWLGASVLTLGEWFIKKMPLVSYIYTASKQISTAISPDQTSNAFKEVAIIRHPRGGEYAFGFITSAVVLQSRMEEEELYCVYVPTNHLYLGDIFLMSSTDILRPNLSVREGIEIVISGGMSVPQILTTVDARAIPTGGIEKLCKTKSMAE, from the exons atgACTCCAAAATCGaagtggagagagagaagaaggaacAGAGAAATGAGTacaagagagagggagagagatctAGGGCTCTTGATCCCCGTCGCAGTCGCTACAGTTTCTGAAAATGGAGCCTCCAAATCTTCCTCCGTTCCGGCTGTCGCTTCATCTAATCATCACTCCGGCGGCGAG GCCATTGCTAAAGTCATTCGCAGCTGGGCTTCCAAGAAGTTCATGACAGGATG TGTAATTCTTATGCCAATTGCTATTACATTCTACATCACGTGGGGCTTCATTCGTTTTGTTGAtggtttcttctctccaatatATGCTCACTTAGGGATCAATGTTTTTG GGCTTGGGTTTATTACCTCCATTAcattcatctttcttgttGGTATTTTCATGTCATCTTGGCTGGGAGCTTCTGTTCTTACTCTTGGTGAATGGTTCATTAAGAAAATGCCACTCGTAAGCTATATTTACACGGCCTCGAAGCAAATTAGTACTGCAATATCACCAG ATCAAACCTCAAATGCCTTCAAGGAAGTAGCAATTATCAGGCATCCCCGCGGTGGAGAGTATGCTTTTGGATTCATCACTTCTGCCGTTGTTCTTCAGAGCAGaatggaagaggaagaactGTATTGTGTTTATGTGCCCACTAATCATCTCTATCTTGGAGACATATTTCTTATGAGTTCCACGGACATCCTCAGGCCTAATCTGTCTGTCCGAGAGGGAATTG AAATTGTGATCTCTGGAGGGATGTCAGTGCCTCAAATACTGACTACAGTGGATGCAAGAGCAATTCCAACAGGTGGAATCGAAAAACTTTGCAAAACCAAAAGTATGGCAGAATGA
- the LOC111797248 gene encoding probable ribosome biogenesis protein RLP24 encodes MRLEKCWFCSSTIYPGHGIQFVRNDAKIFRFCRSKCHKNFKMKRNPRKVKWTKAYRRLHGKDMTQDSTFEFERKRNRPERYDRNLTEETLRAIKKIDKVRAERESRHIARRMQGKKAKELREAKKELDQSISLVKAPLALKEDPSLTLPKIKLNVEPSQAEQNHMEE; translated from the exons atgagGTTAGAGAAGTGTTGGTTCTGTTCCTCCACTATATATCCAGGACATGGTATTCAGTTTGTTCGCAATGATGCGAAG atttttagattttgtcgGTCAAAATGCCACAAGAACTTTAAGATGAAGAGAAATCCCCGCAAAGTAAAATGGACCAAGGCCTATAGAAGGTTGCATGGAAAGGATATGACACAGGACTCAACTTTTGAGTTTGAGAGGAAGCGCAATAGGCCGGAGAGATATGACAGGAATCTCACGGAAGAGACATTGAGGGCTATTAAGAAGATTGATAAAGTCAGAGCAGAAAGGGAGTCGAGGCACATTGCACGCag AATGCAAGGAAAGAAAGCAAAGGAACTCAGAGAGGCAAAGAAGGAATTGGATCAGAGCATCAGTTTGGTCAAAGCTCCTCTTGCTCTCAAGGAGGATCCTTCCCTCACCCTTCCAAAGATCAAACTCAATGTGGAACCATCACAAGCAGAGCAAAATCATATGGAAGAATGA
- the LOC111797014 gene encoding probable LRR receptor-like serine/threonine-protein kinase At2g16250 gives MEVQAHRRYLLVVALLLLLIQCGLGQGESLNSSMEWTALLDLRSSLGLRGKDWPIKANPCSAWMGIKCKAGRVVGITVSGLRRTQSGQLSPRFAVDALANFTSLVSFNASGFLLPGSIPDWFGQSLVALQVLDLRSSSIVGPIPTSIGDLSKLTDLYLSGNSLTGSMPSAIGQLSQLSVLDLSRNLLTGSIPPILSSLHNLIRLELASNFLSGPIPPSLGTLTKLQLLDLSDNSLTSSVPSELGNLSELLLLDLGKNSLTGALPVNLRGLRNLEKMYIGDNGLEGPLPDDLFRSLSQLEILVLRGNKLDGRLHHGLLSHPKLRFFDASNNNFTGSLPSFVPNSMAAFNFSNNFLYGHLNLPLELHGSIDLSGNYFQGVVLNKSHNAILSGNCLDMEPDQRDFEACSLFYSERTLTFEGFGKGNSDKLDLRHDENNRLKFIMVGLFGGLGFVVMFVIILVVLLKFSGEGKVNKRGKANVGPVPDGHGPSLPKDPVYFAGLGDSFTYEQLLHGTGNFCKDNLIKQGHSGDLYKGFLEGGLPVVIKKVNMQYLKNERYSVELDFFSKVSHMRFVPFLGHCFEREDEKLLVYKCMPNGDLGNCLQSVSSSEDDNVQSLDWIIRLKIAIGAAEALSYLHHECSPPLVHRDIQASSILLDDKFEVRLGSLSEACVVDGDQHQNAFTRLRRKPQSSEQCSSGSSPASCSQDVHCFGKVLLELVTGKLSISKAEEDATTKEWLEHTLSNISIHDKELVTQIVDPSLMIDDDLLEEVWAMAIIAKSCLNPKPSRRPLMRYILKALENPLKVVREELSSSGRLRTTSSRRSWSSAFHGSWRRSSSDVNRENGSGSKQPGRLSSHGSCGYDFSSSNKRISNEIVPEPEEFGDVERQD, from the exons ATGGAAGTTCAAGCTCACCGGCGGTATCTGCTAGTTGTagctttgttgttgttattaatTCAGTGCGGTTTAGGTCAGGGGGAATCGTTGAACTCCAGTATGGAGTGGACGGCGTTACTCGATCTCCGATCATCGTTAGGGCTAAGAGGCAAAGATTGGCCAATAAAAGCCAATCCCTGTTCCGCTTGGATGGGAATTAAGTGCAAAGCCGGTCGAGTTGTTGGGATCACTGTGTCAGGTCTGCGGCGAACTCAGAGTGGGCAGCTCAGCCCTCGTTTCGCCGTCGATGCGCTCGCTAATTTTACCTCCTTGGTTTCGTTCAATGCGTCTGGTTTTTTGCTTCCTGGCTCCATTCCGGACTGGTTTGGTCAGTCGCTCGTTGCTCTCCAAGTGCTTGATCTGCGCTCTTCTTCGATCGTTGGCCCAATACCTACCTCTATTGGCGATTTAAGTAAGCTCACTGATCTTTATTTATCTGGTAATAGTCTTACTGGTTCTATGCCTTCGGCAATAGGACAGTTATCTCAGCTATCTGTTCTTGATCTCTCGAGAAATTTGCTTACTGGCTCAATACCTCCCATTCTTTCATCTCTTCACAATCTTATACGCCTTGAACTTGCCTCGAATTTTTTAAGTGGACCTATCCCACCCAGTTTAGGCACTCTTACTAAACTGCAATTGTTGGATCTTTCGGACAATAGTTTAACGTCCTCTGTACCAAGTGAATTAGGTAACCTTTCAGAACTACTGCTGCTTGATCTCGGCAAGAATTCACTGACCGGTGCACTACCTGTGAATTTGAGGGGGCTAAGGAATTTGGAAAAGATGTATATTGGAGACAATGGCTTGGAGGGCCCTTTGCCAGATGATTTGTTTCGAAGCCTTTCTCAGTTGGAAATTTTGGTTTTGAGAGGTAATAAACTTGATGGTCGTCTGCATCATGGCTTGCTATCTCACCCCAAATTGAGGTTTTTTGACGCATCCAACAACAACTTTACGGGTAGCTTGCCAAGTTTTGTTCCAAACAGTATGGCTGCGTTcaacttttcaaataattttctgTATGGTCATCTAAATCTACCGCTGGAATTGCATGGATCAATCGATTTATCTGGGAACTATTTCCAGGGTGTTGTACTCAACAAGAGTCATAATGCTATCCTCAGTGGAAACTGCCTGGATATGGAGCCAGATCAAAGAGATTTCGAGGCTTGTAGCCTCTTCTACTCTGAGAGAACCTTAACTTTTGAAGGTTTTGGAAAGGGAAATTCAGACAAACTAGACCTTCGTCATGATGAAAACAATCGCTTGAAGTTCATAATGGTGGGACTATTTGGTGGATTGGGCTTTGTTGTTATGTTTGTGATTATCCTCGTAGTTCTCTTGAAATTTTCTGGTGAAgggaaagtaaataaaagaggaaaagcAAATGTAGGCCCTGTCCCAGATGGACACGGCCCTTCACTTCCAAAGGATCCAGTCTACTTTGCTGGTCTGGGAGATTCATTTACTTATGAGCAGTTGCTCCACGGTACTGGGAATTTCTGCAAAGACAATCTTATAAAACAGGGTCACTCTGGAGATCTTTACAAGGGGTTCCTGGAGGGTGGCCTTCCTGTAGTGATTAAAAAGGTAAATATGCAGTATTTGAAGAATGAAAGGTACTCTGTGGAACTAGACTTTTTCAGCAAAGTGTCGCATATGAGGTTCGTTCCATTCTTGGGGCACTGCTTTGAGCGCGAGGATGAGAAGCTTTTGGTGTACAAGTGTATGCCAAATGGGGACTTGGGTAATTGCTTGCAGAGTGTTTCCAGTTCAGAAGATGACAATGTTCAGTCCCTGGATTGGATTATCAGATTGAAAATAGCAATAGGAGCTGCCGAGGCCCTGTCTTACCTGCATCATGAATGTAGCCCTCCTCTCGTCCACAG AGATATTCAAGCAAGCAGTATCCTCCTTGATGACAAATTCGAAGTGCGTCTTGGAAGCTTGAGTGAGGCCTGTGTTGTAGATGGGGATCAGCACCAAAATGCCTTCACGAGATTGCGGAGAAAGCCACA AAGCTCCGAACAATGCTCTTCTG GCTCCTCACCAGCATCCTGTTCGCAGGACGTTCACTGTTTTGGTAAAGTATTGTTAGAACTTGTGACGGGAAAACTTAGTATCAGCAAAGCAGAAGAAGATGCTACAACAAAGGAGTGGTTGGAACACACCTTATCTAACATAAGTATCCATGATAAGGAGCTCGTAACACAGATAGTCGATCCATCGTTGATGATAGATGACGATCTATTGGAAGAGGTATGGGCGATGGCGATCATTGCCAAGTCGTGCCTGAACCCCAAACCATCTAGACGACCCCTCATGAGATACATCCTTAAGGCATTGGAAAATCCTTTGAAAGTAGTCAGGGAAGAACTCTCTAGCTCCGGCAGGCTGCGCACAACTTCATCAAGAAGATCTTGGAGTTCTGCTTTTCATGGTAGCTGGAGGCGCAGCTCATCAGATGTAAATAGAGAAAACGGCAGTGGCTCTAAACAACCAGGAAGATTAAGCTCCCATGGCAGCTGTGGATATGATTTCTCATCTTCAAATAAAAGGATATCCAATGAAATTGTCCCCGAACCAGAGGAGTTTGGAGACGTCGAGAGGCAAGATTGA